Proteins from a genomic interval of Fundulus heteroclitus isolate FHET01 chromosome 21, MU-UCD_Fhet_4.1, whole genome shotgun sequence:
- the LOC110367257 gene encoding very-long-chain enoyl-CoA reductase-like isoform X2: MLLQRKWSTIRNYFNKVEVLDAKTKEQLCFLDKVDPHSTIGDIKSLFYKSYPQWYPARQALRLDPKGKSLRDEEVLQNLPVGTTATMYFEDLGPQLGWTTVFFAEYMGALLTYLLFFFRVPYIYSHTQAFTSSPHSVVTLACVCHTFHYMKRLMETIFVHRFSHGTMPLRAIVKNCAYYWGFSAWLAYYINHPLYTPPSYGELQVKYALFTFAMCEMGNLSIHMSLSNHRVDASGFRLRRFPMPTKNPFTWLFFFVSCPNYTYEVGAWVSFTVMTQCLPDDHLGQREAQSLHTRVQRLSKCSDGYYSFDSLIIA; encoded by the exons ATGCTTTTACAAAGGAAGTGGAGCACCATTAGGAATTATTTCAATAAA GTGGAGGTCCTTGATGCCAAGACAAAGgaacagctttgttttttagatAAG GTGGATCCTCACTCGACAATAGGAGACATTAAGAGCCTCTTTTACAAATCAT atCCTCAGTGGTACCCAGCAAGACAGGCACTAAGACTGGATCCAA AGGGAAAATCCCTCCGAGATGAAGAGGTCTTACAGAATCTACCAGTGGGAACCACCGCCACTATGTACTTCGAAGATCTCGGGCCACAGCTAGGTTGGACTACG gtGTTTTTTGCCGAATACATGGGGGCCCTGCTCACGTACCTCCTCTTCTTTTTTCGAGTGCCATATATTTACTCTCACACACAGGCCTTCACCTCCAGCCCCCATTCTGTTGTCAC ACTGGCCTGTGTCTGCCATACGTTCCACTACATGAAGAGGCTGATGGAGACCATCTTTGTGCATCGGTTCTCCCATGGGACCATGCCACTCAGGGCAATAGTCAAA AACTGTGCCTACTACTGGGGGTTTTCCGCATGGTTAGCCTACTACATCAACCACCCTCTTTATACGCCTCCAT CATATGGAGAACTTCAAGTCAAGTATGCACTATTCACATTTGCG ATGTGTGAAATGGGAAACCTCTCCATTCATATGAGTCTGAGTAATCACAGAGTAGATG CATCAGGGTTCAGACTAAGAAGGTTTCCTATGCCAACCAAGAATCCCTTCACAtggctgtttttctttgtatccTGTCCAAATTATACATATGAG GTTGGTGCTTGGGTAAGCTTCACAGTCATGACCCAATGTCTTCCAG ATGACCATCTGGGCCAAAGGGAAGCACAAAGCCTACATACGAGAGTTCAAAGACTATCCAAGTGTTCGGATGGCTATTATTCCTTTGATTCTTTGATAATTGCTTAG
- the LOC110367257 gene encoding very-long-chain enoyl-CoA reductase-like isoform X1 yields MLLQRKWSTIRNYFNKVEVLDAKTKEQLCFLDKVDPHSTIGDIKSLFYKSYPQWYPARQALRLDPKGKSLRDEEVLQNLPVGTTATMYFEDLGPQLGWTTVFFAEYMGALLTYLLFFFRVPYIYSHTQAFTSSPHSVVTLACVCHTFHYMKRLMETIFVHRFSHGTMPLRAIVKNCAYYWGFSAWLAYYINHPLYTPPSYGELQVKYALFTFAMCEMGNLSIHMSLSNHRVDGFRLRRFPMPTKNPFTWLFFFVSCPNYTYEVGAWVSFTVMTQCLPVAIYTLFGFIQMTIWAKGKHKAYIREFKDYPSVRMAIIPLIL; encoded by the exons ATGCTTTTACAAAGGAAGTGGAGCACCATTAGGAATTATTTCAATAAA GTGGAGGTCCTTGATGCCAAGACAAAGgaacagctttgttttttagatAAG GTGGATCCTCACTCGACAATAGGAGACATTAAGAGCCTCTTTTACAAATCAT atCCTCAGTGGTACCCAGCAAGACAGGCACTAAGACTGGATCCAA AGGGAAAATCCCTCCGAGATGAAGAGGTCTTACAGAATCTACCAGTGGGAACCACCGCCACTATGTACTTCGAAGATCTCGGGCCACAGCTAGGTTGGACTACG gtGTTTTTTGCCGAATACATGGGGGCCCTGCTCACGTACCTCCTCTTCTTTTTTCGAGTGCCATATATTTACTCTCACACACAGGCCTTCACCTCCAGCCCCCATTCTGTTGTCAC ACTGGCCTGTGTCTGCCATACGTTCCACTACATGAAGAGGCTGATGGAGACCATCTTTGTGCATCGGTTCTCCCATGGGACCATGCCACTCAGGGCAATAGTCAAA AACTGTGCCTACTACTGGGGGTTTTCCGCATGGTTAGCCTACTACATCAACCACCCTCTTTATACGCCTCCAT CATATGGAGAACTTCAAGTCAAGTATGCACTATTCACATTTGCG ATGTGTGAAATGGGAAACCTCTCCATTCATATGAGTCTGAGTAATCACAGAGTAGATG GGTTCAGACTAAGAAGGTTTCCTATGCCAACCAAGAATCCCTTCACAtggctgtttttctttgtatccTGTCCAAATTATACATATGAG GTTGGTGCTTGGGTAAGCTTCACAGTCATGACCCAATGTCTTCCAG TGGCAATATACACTTTATTTGGGTTTATTCAGATGACCATCTGGGCCAAAGGGAAGCACAAAGCCTACATACGAGAGTTCAAAGACTATCCAAGTGTTCGGATGGCTATTATTCCTTTGATTCTTTGA